A genomic window from Microbacterium sp. ET2 includes:
- a CDS encoding nitrilase-related carbon-nitrogen hydrolase, with protein MEHTDQGDPVSRRVRAVALSPRIQFGDVDGNLARLADALAEASGDTDQLIVAPELATSGYVFLDQAEARDLGMSRTDARLAGLSRVIGPRAVAVVGFCERDGGDLYNSAAVITREGIQAVYAKSHLWSAESAIFRPGPSAGIVVDTEIGRVGVAVCYDNEFPEVPRGLALAGADILALPVCWPLVPRPDGERAPEIVQAMAAARSSRLPTVIADRHGSERDVVWTGGTAVIDGDGWVVAEAAGASTEAVLDITPGHKALGRWNDLFGDRRPDIYASPDPHTREGSS; from the coding sequence ATGGAGCACACCGATCAGGGCGACCCCGTGTCGAGGCGGGTGCGCGCCGTCGCGCTCAGCCCCCGCATCCAGTTCGGTGATGTGGACGGAAACCTCGCGCGCCTCGCCGACGCTCTCGCCGAGGCATCCGGCGACACCGATCAGCTCATCGTCGCCCCGGAACTCGCGACCAGCGGCTATGTCTTCCTAGACCAGGCCGAGGCGCGAGATCTGGGGATGTCGCGGACCGACGCGCGACTAGCGGGCCTGTCCCGCGTGATCGGCCCCCGCGCCGTTGCGGTCGTGGGCTTCTGCGAGCGGGACGGTGGCGACCTCTACAACAGCGCCGCGGTCATCACCCGCGAGGGGATTCAGGCGGTCTATGCGAAGTCGCACCTCTGGAGCGCCGAGTCGGCGATCTTCCGCCCGGGTCCGTCGGCCGGGATCGTCGTCGACACCGAGATCGGGCGCGTAGGCGTGGCCGTCTGCTACGACAACGAGTTCCCCGAAGTTCCCCGCGGGCTCGCGCTCGCCGGCGCCGACATCCTCGCCCTGCCGGTCTGCTGGCCCCTCGTGCCCCGACCGGATGGCGAGCGCGCGCCGGAGATCGTGCAGGCGATGGCGGCGGCGCGATCATCACGGCTGCCCACGGTCATCGCCGACCGGCACGGCTCGGAGCGCGATGTCGTGTGGACCGGCGGAACCGCCGTGATCGACGGTGACGGCTGGGTCGTCGCCGAAGCCGCCGGCGCCAGCACCGAGGCTGTGCTCGACATCACTCCCGGTCACAAGGCTCTCGGCCGGTGGAACGACCTCTTCGGCGATCGCCGTCCCGACATCTACGCGTCACCCGACCCCCACACCCGAGAGGGATCATCATGA
- a CDS encoding purine-cytosine permease family protein, whose translation MNNPQPEIRETQVALPATGGIEVKSIDWVPLSERTGKPTSLFSLWFMSNANLTTLATGMVGVAMGANLVVSLVAIVLGVCVGTVFTAFHSAQGPQLGLPQMIQSRAQFGYRGVALVCLVVIASIVGFNIFNQLLAGDVLTTTTGVDAGAGWYILITALALTLAIVGYHWIHRVQKWLTWLFLATFGIFTVVAVVALPLPAEALSLGDINWPAFLVQFAAAAAYALGWAPYVSDYSRYLPPQTSPRRALFYTSAGVIVGAGWLMALGAFVASLFSDADPVGAIAATADALLPGLGVFLLWSALPALVTVITINIYAASIELITVADSFVKVRPTRMTRIVACTIVGLAGLLGAVFSTGEFLDSFGSFLVVLLYVLVPWTSVNLVDYYFVRRGRYAIAEMFRPHGIYGAWGWRGMTAYLIGIAAMVPFVVTTWFVGPIAQAIGGIDIALFVGLGASALAYILLARGLDLSAERALAAEEGDAFGVRSVSFDQARG comes from the coding sequence ATGAACAACCCGCAGCCCGAGATCAGAGAGACGCAGGTCGCTCTGCCCGCGACCGGTGGCATCGAGGTCAAGTCGATCGACTGGGTGCCGCTGTCGGAGCGGACCGGCAAGCCCACGAGCCTGTTCTCCCTCTGGTTCATGTCGAACGCGAACCTCACGACCCTGGCGACCGGCATGGTGGGTGTGGCGATGGGCGCCAACCTCGTGGTCTCTCTGGTCGCGATCGTGCTGGGTGTGTGCGTCGGAACGGTGTTCACCGCGTTCCACTCGGCGCAGGGACCGCAGCTCGGTCTGCCGCAGATGATCCAGTCGCGGGCGCAGTTCGGCTACCGAGGCGTCGCGCTCGTATGTCTGGTGGTCATCGCGAGCATCGTCGGCTTCAACATCTTCAACCAGCTGCTCGCCGGCGACGTGCTCACGACGACGACCGGGGTCGACGCCGGCGCGGGCTGGTACATCCTCATCACCGCTCTCGCGCTGACGCTGGCGATCGTCGGCTACCACTGGATCCACCGCGTGCAGAAATGGCTGACCTGGCTCTTCCTTGCGACCTTCGGCATCTTCACCGTCGTCGCAGTCGTCGCGCTGCCGCTGCCCGCCGAGGCGCTGTCACTGGGCGACATCAACTGGCCCGCGTTCCTCGTGCAGTTCGCCGCCGCGGCGGCCTATGCGCTGGGTTGGGCGCCCTACGTGTCGGACTACTCCCGCTACCTCCCGCCGCAGACGAGCCCCCGTCGCGCGCTGTTCTACACGTCGGCCGGCGTCATCGTCGGCGCCGGATGGCTCATGGCCCTGGGTGCATTCGTCGCGTCCCTCTTCAGTGACGCCGACCCGGTGGGGGCGATTGCTGCGACCGCCGACGCCCTCTTGCCGGGCCTGGGTGTCTTCCTCCTCTGGAGCGCACTCCCTGCCCTCGTCACGGTCATCACGATCAACATCTACGCCGCGAGCATCGAGCTGATCACGGTGGCCGACTCGTTCGTGAAGGTGCGCCCGACCCGGATGACGCGAATCGTCGCCTGCACGATCGTCGGCCTCGCGGGGCTTCTGGGCGCCGTGTTCTCGACGGGCGAGTTCCTCGACTCGTTCGGGAGCTTCCTCGTCGTCCTGCTCTACGTGCTCGTGCCGTGGACCTCGGTCAACCTCGTGGATTACTACTTCGTCCGTCGCGGACGCTACGCGATCGCGGAGATGTTCCGCCCGCACGGCATCTACGGCGCATGGGGATGGCGGGGCATGACCGCCTATCTCATCGGCATCGCCGCGATGGTTCCGTTCGTCGTCACGACGTGGTTCGTCGGTCCGATCGCCCAGGCCATCGGAGGCATCGACATCGCGCTGTTCGTGGGGCTCGGGGCGTCGGCTCTCGCCTACATCCTGCTGGCGCGCGGCCTCGACCTCTCGGCCGAGCGTGCGCTCGCCGCGGAGGAGGGCGACGCTTTCGGCGTGCGATCCGTCTCGTTCGATCAGGCTCGCGGGTGA
- a CDS encoding TetR/AcrR family transcriptional regulator gives MTIAETVRRRPGRPRDEDLDAQILDATLQLIDDGEPVTLGRVVERSGVSRAALYRRWPSLTTLVAAALDIGRTIPPELPDDGDLRAAILASLTGGHSVTLAGYPEERFRQRIRLAMTDRTLQKAYWDSHVSRRRAGVERALQRAIHRGELRADLDPAICFDLLAGVFYYQLVVRGDRLTDPAVMQRCAEAFDIAWRGMVAQDGTAT, from the coding sequence ATGACGATCGCGGAAACGGTGCGACGCAGGCCGGGCAGGCCACGCGATGAGGACCTCGATGCGCAGATCCTCGACGCGACTCTGCAGCTCATCGACGACGGCGAGCCGGTGACGCTCGGCCGCGTGGTGGAGCGGAGCGGCGTCAGCCGGGCGGCCCTCTACCGCCGTTGGCCGTCGCTCACCACGCTGGTGGCTGCCGCCCTCGACATCGGCAGGACCATCCCGCCCGAGTTACCCGACGACGGCGATCTGCGCGCTGCGATCCTCGCGTCACTCACCGGCGGGCACAGCGTCACTCTCGCCGGTTACCCCGAGGAGCGGTTTCGCCAGCGCATCCGTCTGGCGATGACCGACCGCACCTTGCAGAAGGCCTACTGGGACTCGCACGTGTCGCGCCGCCGTGCCGGTGTCGAGCGGGCACTGCAGCGAGCGATCCATCGCGGCGAGTTGCGGGCGGACCTGGATCCTGCGATCTGTTTCGACCTGCTCGCTGGAGTGTTCTACTACCAGCTCGTGGTGCGAGGCGATCGCCTGACCGATCCGGCGGTCATGCAACGCTGCGCCGAGGCGTTCGACATCGCGTGGCGCGGAATGGTGGCGCAGGACGGGACGGCGACCTGA
- a CDS encoding tyrosine-protein phosphatase, giving the protein MTTIDDRIGDDFSLSAPVNLRDLGGTPVDGGVLRSGVAIRADDLSTVGVADAAELVDAGLSTIIDLRTAGEVEITGRGPLADYPVAYHHLPLMTSIGEGMPQDGPFAIDHVQMGEMYARMVESAASQLATAVTVIALAPGATAFHCAAGRDRTGVLAALLLLALGASDDDIVADYSRTDPNMPAIQQRMKPVMGALMARLGFDLDDLSILSSSEPMDVSMRTMLARLRGRHGDALAPLRTAGLGDETVARLRDRAVVAG; this is encoded by the coding sequence GTGACCACCATCGACGACCGCATCGGCGACGACTTCTCGCTGAGCGCACCCGTGAACCTGCGCGACCTGGGCGGTACCCCCGTCGACGGCGGTGTGCTGCGGTCGGGAGTTGCGATCCGCGCCGATGACCTCAGCACGGTCGGCGTCGCCGATGCCGCCGAACTGGTGGACGCGGGGCTGTCCACCATCATCGACCTCCGCACCGCCGGCGAGGTGGAGATCACCGGGCGCGGCCCGCTCGCCGACTACCCGGTCGCTTATCATCACCTGCCGCTCATGACGAGCATCGGAGAAGGGATGCCGCAGGACGGCCCCTTCGCGATCGATCACGTGCAGATGGGCGAGATGTATGCGCGCATGGTCGAGTCAGCGGCGTCGCAGCTCGCGACGGCGGTGACGGTGATCGCCCTCGCCCCCGGTGCGACGGCTTTCCACTGCGCGGCCGGCCGCGACCGCACCGGCGTCCTCGCCGCGCTGTTGCTGCTGGCGCTCGGCGCGAGCGACGACGACATCGTCGCCGACTACTCGCGCACTGACCCGAACATGCCGGCGATCCAGCAGCGGATGAAGCCGGTGATGGGTGCGCTGATGGCGCGGCTCGGCTTCGACCTCGACGATCTGTCGATCCTCAGCTCGAGCGAGCCGATGGACGTCTCGATGCGCACCATGCTCGCCCGGCTGCGCGGGCGTCACGGCGACGCGCTCGCGCCGCTGCGCACCGCGGGGCTCGGCGATGAGACCGTCGCGCGTTTGCGCGACCGCGCTGTGGTGGCGGGGTGA
- the phnE gene encoding phosphonate ABC transporter, permease protein PhnE: MTTTSSEQPRTAVRETSGNRLSAPERHRLERAFTLPRTRFLIGLPVAAVILLWSFAGAEFNFTKLADGAVNMSEFLGRLFPPDFSDLGTIVALLIETLQMAIVGTVLGAVLSLLVAFAAASTLAPRWIYYPARWGMNIIRSVPDLVFALMFVSAVGLGPFAGILAMTLGSIGSIGKVFAEAMESVDEGPMTAMRAVGASQRQVIQYGVLPQAAPLLVSYTLLLFEGNVRGATILGLVGAGGIGLELTTAMRMYDYGHLSAIVICIIVLVTVIDQISAFIRRRIT; this comes from the coding sequence ATGACCACCACCTCATCTGAGCAGCCCCGCACGGCGGTGCGCGAGACATCTGGGAACCGGCTCTCGGCACCCGAGCGACACCGGCTCGAGCGCGCGTTCACCCTCCCGCGCACCCGTTTCCTCATCGGGTTGCCGGTCGCGGCGGTCATCTTGCTGTGGTCGTTCGCCGGTGCGGAGTTCAACTTCACAAAGCTTGCCGACGGAGCGGTCAACATGTCGGAGTTCCTCGGGCGGCTCTTTCCGCCCGACTTCTCCGACCTCGGCACGATCGTCGCGCTCCTCATCGAGACGCTGCAGATGGCGATCGTCGGCACCGTGCTGGGGGCGGTGCTGTCGCTGCTCGTCGCCTTCGCCGCGGCATCCACTCTCGCCCCTCGCTGGATCTACTATCCGGCCCGCTGGGGGATGAACATCATCCGCTCGGTTCCCGATCTCGTGTTCGCCCTCATGTTCGTCTCCGCCGTCGGGCTCGGCCCCTTCGCGGGCATCCTGGCGATGACGCTCGGGTCCATCGGATCGATCGGCAAGGTCTTCGCCGAGGCGATGGAGTCCGTCGATGAGGGCCCCATGACGGCGATGCGGGCGGTGGGTGCGTCACAGCGGCAGGTCATCCAATACGGCGTGCTCCCCCAGGCTGCGCCGCTTCTCGTCTCGTACACGCTGCTGCTGTTCGAGGGGAACGTCCGAGGCGCCACCATCCTTGGGCTCGTCGGTGCCGGCGGCATCGGTCTCGAGCTCACCACCGCCATGCGCATGTACGACTACGGCCATCTCAGCGCCATCGTCATCTGCATCATCGTGCTGGTCACGGTCATCGACCAGATCAGCGCATTCATCCGAAGGAGAATTACGTGA
- a CDS encoding phosphonate ABC transporter ATP-binding protein, translating to MTSSLPAEKPRTGEADLSSAPLVAVRGLEVSYGTNRVLSGVDLEVRPGETVALLGASGSGKSTLMKSLTGFAPITGGTALVAGHDVGQARGRELRRLRSEVGQVFQQFNLIPRLSVLTNVLTGALHASGPLNLVGGFTSAHRVRALELLDRVGIADKATMPARSLSGGQQQRVAIARALMQQPRLILADEPVASLDPRLAHSVLGLLRDIAHDDGIPVLVSLHVLPLALEHSDRIVGLRRGRMTVSAPTVTLAATALQSLYDDGDDHDHHLI from the coding sequence ATGACCTCGTCGCTCCCTGCGGAGAAGCCGCGCACCGGCGAGGCGGACCTCTCGTCCGCTCCGCTGGTCGCGGTCCGCGGCCTCGAGGTCTCCTACGGCACCAACCGGGTGCTGAGCGGCGTGGACCTCGAGGTCCGCCCCGGCGAGACCGTCGCCCTCCTCGGCGCCTCGGGGTCGGGCAAGTCCACGCTGATGAAGAGCCTCACCGGATTCGCGCCGATCACCGGCGGAACAGCGCTCGTCGCCGGGCACGACGTCGGTCAGGCGCGCGGGCGCGAGCTGCGCCGGCTCCGATCGGAAGTGGGCCAGGTGTTCCAGCAGTTCAACCTCATCCCGCGGCTCAGCGTCTTGACGAATGTGCTGACCGGCGCCCTGCACGCGTCCGGACCGCTGAACCTCGTCGGCGGCTTCACCAGCGCACACCGGGTGCGTGCACTCGAACTGCTGGACCGGGTCGGCATCGCCGATAAGGCGACCATGCCCGCGCGATCGCTGAGCGGCGGCCAACAGCAGCGCGTGGCCATCGCGCGGGCGCTCATGCAGCAGCCGCGGCTCATCCTCGCCGACGAACCGGTCGCGTCCCTCGACCCTCGCCTGGCCCACTCCGTGCTCGGTCTTCTCCGCGACATCGCCCACGACGACGGCATCCCCGTGCTGGTGAGCCTCCACGTCTTGCCACTCGCACTGGAACACAGCGACCGCATCGTCGGGCTCCGCCGCGGGCGGATGACGGTGTCTGCTCCGACCGTGACCCTCGCCGCGACGGCCCTCCAATCGCTTTACGACGACGGAGACGACCATGACCACCACCTCATCTGA
- the phnD gene encoding phosphate/phosphite/phosphonate ABC transporter substrate-binding protein encodes MTSKFTRKAALMRRTTLPLLALSGLTVVALAGCQAAASASPGDGEGSSAPITIATIPLGDDPSAENPIDALATLLEEQTGRDVEITDVPDYLSVVEAIRADHVDIGIMSGFPSALAVNTGEVDALLAWQGDDTPVSTCVVLDDSPVTEVADLEGATVAFADQASSSGYFMPVYMLHEEGLEQGTDYEAIFAGGHEGSFAALEQGQVDAACTAIMLTQLGEPYFPFADGEWRGIGESPSMPIAGAVLARQSLDDETRTLLEKALPQVFSEENAESLGALGEGFVGRETMIAPDPEEFQGFVDIAAVAGVKLEDLR; translated from the coding sequence ATGACCTCGAAATTCACCCGGAAGGCCGCCCTCATGCGTCGCACCACACTCCCCCTTCTCGCCCTCAGCGGCCTCACGGTCGTCGCCCTCGCCGGTTGCCAGGCAGCCGCTTCCGCTTCCCCCGGAGACGGGGAGGGGTCATCCGCCCCCATCACCATCGCCACCATTCCGCTCGGCGACGACCCGTCGGCTGAGAACCCGATCGACGCCCTCGCCACCCTGCTCGAGGAGCAGACCGGTCGCGACGTGGAGATCACCGACGTGCCCGACTATCTCAGCGTCGTCGAGGCTATCCGCGCCGACCACGTCGACATCGGCATCATGAGCGGCTTCCCCTCCGCCCTCGCGGTCAACACCGGCGAGGTCGACGCGCTGCTCGCCTGGCAGGGCGACGACACACCGGTCTCCACCTGTGTCGTGCTCGACGACTCGCCCGTCACCGAGGTCGCCGACCTCGAGGGTGCGACGGTCGCGTTCGCCGACCAGGCCTCGAGCTCGGGCTACTTCATGCCGGTCTACATGCTGCACGAGGAGGGCCTCGAACAGGGCACCGACTACGAGGCGATCTTCGCCGGCGGTCACGAGGGCAGCTTCGCCGCTCTGGAACAGGGACAGGTGGATGCCGCGTGCACGGCCATCATGCTCACCCAGCTCGGAGAGCCCTACTTCCCCTTCGCCGACGGCGAGTGGCGCGGCATCGGCGAAAGCCCCTCCATGCCGATCGCGGGCGCCGTGCTCGCACGCCAGTCGCTCGACGATGAGACGCGCACGCTCCTCGAGAAGGCGCTTCCGCAGGTCTTCTCCGAGGAGAATGCCGAATCACTCGGAGCGCTCGGCGAAGGCTTCGTCGGTCGTGAAACGATGATCGCCCCCGATCCCGAGGAGTTCCAGGGCTTCGTCGACATCGCCGCCGTCGCCGGCGTGAAGCTCGAGGACCTGCGCTGA